The stretch of DNA TTGCAATGAGGTAGTACGGGCAGGGGGAAGGGAGGGGAGAAAATAATCTGAAGAAAATAACCTGCAACCTTTTTATTTGAAAGTCATGGAGCCATCCTGCCACCTGCCGGCGAGAGCTAGACACTGCAGTTTCCGCCTGCAGTGCAGGACTATGGCCACAAGAGGGACACCAACCATCCAGCCAGCGGGGACGCGCTTCTTAATGACGTCACGCAAGTCTCCTATCTGCCGAGCGGGGAGGGGCGGGGCCGGGCGGCCTGATTGACAGCCTGGGAGAAAGTTGTCCGAACTTTACCCTGAGTCCGGAGCGGCGGGGATCGGCCGGGAAATACAGCCGCTCCGACAATAAATGGAGGCCGAGGAGCCGGACTCGACAGAAGCGAAGGCACTACAAGGTACAGACGATTCACCCTGTTTCCacagttctgttttttataCATACTTCATTGCGCCGCACAGCGGCAGGAGAGCTCTTCCATCTGGAAGTCGGTCGTGTGACGTCCTTAATTCTCCGGGGCTGGACAGACGGGGGCAGGCGCTGCGagaggacagaggacagagagagacagccgCTCTCACTTACATTCAGTAACATCATTTTAATGTCTATGTTTTGCTAATTCATTGcaattgctttggcaacacgCGGAATTAGTCTGTCATGCCGACGCAGCTCAGTGAGTTTTAATTTTTACGATGAAGCGGCGCCCCCTGCCGGCGCATGCGCTGGGCTGCCCTGAGTCCTGCTCGGTGCTGCTCGGTGCTGCTGGGCTCACGGCAGGACAGGAGTTCGGCACAAGGCCCGGCTTTGTTACCAGCAAGTTTCAAAACTAGAGGCACTGTTCTCATGTGACACTAACTTCctgtccccctgtccctgtctctgtgaCGGTCTGTCTCCCTGCCTAGACTCCTCTCTTGGTGGGGTGGGAGGAGTGTCTCCAGCAGAGGGGCTGGTCCCACCCAGTTCGGAGGCGGTGATTGGTCGGCTGCTCGGCGAACCAGGTCGCTTTGCCTACGCGGCTCTGTGTGCGGTGTCACTGGCCCAGCTGTTCCCGGGGTCTGAGCACAGGTGAGCCCAGAGGGCCGGGGGTCTCTGTGGAGCCTGTGCTTGTTCCCTGATGGACAGAGAGTGAGCTGTGCTTGTTCCCTGATGGACAGAGAGTGGGCTGTGCTTGTTCCCTGATAGACAGAGAGTGACCCGTGCTTGTTCCCTGATGGACAGAGAGTGACCTGTGCTTGTTCCCTGATGGACAGAGAGTGAGGTGTGCGTGTTCCCTGATGGACAGAGAGTGAGCTGTGCTTGTTCCCTGATGGACAGAGAGTGAGCTGTGCTTGTTCCCTGATGGACAGAGAGTGAGGTGTGCTTGTTCCCTGATGGACAGAGAGTGACCTGTGCTTGTTCCCTGATGGACAGAGAGTGAGCTATGCTTGTTCCCTGATGGACAGAGAGTGAGGTGTGCGTGTTCCCTGATGGAGAGAGAGTGAGCTGTGCTTGTTCCCTGATGGACAGAGAGTGAGCTGTGCGTGTTCCCTGATGGACAGAGAGTGAGCTGTGCTTGTTCCCTGATGGACAGAGAGTGAGGTGTGCTTGTTCCCTGATGGACAGAGAGTGAGGTGTGCTTGTTCCCTGATGGACAGAGAGTGGGCTGTGCTTGTTCCCTGATGGAGAGAGAGTGAGCTGTGCTTGTTCCCTGATGGACAGAGAGTGGGCTGTGCTTGTTCCCTGATGGACAGAGAGTGAGCTGTGCTTGTTCCCTGATGGACAGAGAGTGATGTGTGCTTGTTCCCTGATGGACAGAGAGTGAGCTGTGCTTGTTCCCTGATGGACAGAGAGTGAGCTGTGCTTGTTCCCTGATGGACAGAGAGTGATGTGTGCTTGTTCCCTGATGGACAGAGAGTGATGTGTGCTTGTTCCCTGATGGACAGAGAGTGAGCTGTGCTTGTTCCCTGATGGACAGAGAGTGAGCTGTGCTTGTTCCCTGATGGACAGAGAGTGATGTGTGCTTGTTCCCTGATGGACAGAGAGTGAGCTGTGCTTGTTCCCTGATGGACAGAGAGTGAGCTGTGCTTGTTCCCTGATGGACAGAGAGTGAGCTGTAGTGACCTACCGGGATTCACTGCCCCTGCCTCTCGCCGTGCTCAGGCTGTTCCGGCAGCAGTATGTGCAGGCGCTGGTGTCCTGGCTGGGCTTGTGCGACACCGTCCTGCCAGTGATGGAGGCGTTCCTGGGTGGCCTGGGGCTCGAGGGGACGGACACCTTCCTCTCTGTCCTGCAGAAGGAGCCGCGGCTGGGACACGGGGCTCAGCCTGTCATACAGGTACACTGAGAGAGCTGCCCATGGGGCAGTCAGTCCGTTAGCCAGTTAACGAGGTACGTCAGCCCTGCCTTGTTTAATGGGCTGTGCACCCTGCTCTCTTCCAGGACCTGGTGTCTTTCTCTGTGAGGGACGGTGAGCACACATCTCTGCACGCGCTGTCAGTGAGGGAAAGCGTCTCCTCTGTGCAGGGGGAGAGGGAGGCACCCAGTGTTGATACCAGTCACTGTCACTCTGTCTCcctgcctctgcctctgcctctgaTCCTCAGTGCCTCTGCCTCTGATCCTCAGTGCCTCTACTTCTGTTCTTAAGTGTCTCTCTGCCTCTGATCCTCAGTGCCTCTGCCTCTGATCCTCAGTACCTCTGCCTCTGAACCTCAGTGTCTCCTCTATGTTTTTCTGCTGGTCTCCTGAGTGCTCCTGTCCCTCCTCAGGGTTCTACGATGCCCGGGCCCGTGTCCTGATCCGCCATGTCTCCTGCCTGCTGCGGGTGTCCCCCAGGGAGCTGGAGGACTTTGAGGAGACACTGGGGGAGAGActgaggagggggggggaggagacAGAGTGAGTGAGAGACTCTGGAGCAGGTTCACCCTAACACACCCCCTGGGCACCCCTGGGGTTCACTGCATCAGTGCCTTAACAGATGTATCTCACTgggtagctgtgtgtgtgtcaaatTGTTTATCAGTGTGTAGCggtgtgtgtaacagtgtggagCGGTGTGTGCCgtgtgtgtgtaacagtgtgtgtcgtgtgtgccgtgtgtgtgtgtaacagtgtgtatcgtgtgtgccgtgtgtgtgtgtaacagtgtgtatcgtgtgtgccgtgtgtgtgtaactgtgtgtgtcGTGtgtgccgtgtgtgtgtgtaacagtgtgtatcgtgtgtgccctgtgtgtgtaactgtgtgtgtcGTGtgtgccgtgtgtgtgtgtaacagtgtgtatcgtgtgtgccgtgtgtgtgtaactgtgtgtgtcGTGtgtgccgtgtgtgtgtgtaacagtgtgtatcgtgtgtgccctgtgtgtgtaactgtgtgtgtcGTGtgtgccgtgtgtgtgtgtaacagtgtgtatcgtgtgtgccctgtgtgtgtaactgtgtgtgtcgtgtgtgccctgtgtgtgtaacagtgtgtgtcgtgtgccgtgtgtgtgtgtaacagtgtgtgtcgtgtgtgtgccgtgtgtgtgtgtaacagtgtgtatcgtgtgtgccctgtgtgtgtaactgtgtgtgtcgtgtgtgccctgtgtgtgtaacagtgtgtgtcgtgtgccgtgtgtgtgtgtaacagtgtgtgtcgtgtgtgtgccgtgtgtgtgtgtaacagtgtgtatcgtgtgtgccctgtgtgtgtaactgtgtgtgtcgtgtgccgtgtgtgtgtgtaacagtgtgtgtcgtgtgtgtgtgtgtaacagtgCACCACAGTGTAACAGCCTGTGACtcgtgtctctgtgtttctcctgCTGCTCTCAGGACTGGCTGCAGCAGTGAGTacagctctgtgtgtctgtgattgtgGTGCCTCCGCGGGCTCTGTGGCTCTGCAGGCTCTGACTGCTCTAACTCTCCGCCCCCCAGGGAGGAGGAGTCCCGACGGCGCAGGAAGGAGAGGGGCAGGAAGCTGAAGCGCTACCTCCTGATTGGCCTGGCCACTGTGGGCGGGGGCACCGTGATTGGTCAGTTCGGCTTGCGCTGCCTCTGAGTGCACGGGTGCGGTCAGACCTGTTGCCCAGGACGTGCGACAGAcgtgtctctctccctgtgtgcagGCCTGACCGGCGGGCTGGCGGCCCCTCTGGTGGCCGCGGGCGCCGGTGCGGTGATCGGCGCAGGAGGGGCGGCGGCTCtcggctctgtggctggaattGCCATCATGGCCTCCCTGTTCGGCGCAGCCGGGGCCGGACTGACTGGTGAGCCGACCGACTGCCGCGGTTAGAGACTGAGAGGCACAGCTGTCGGCCAGTCCCTGTGCTGGAGAGCCACACCTCAGGGTCTCTGGTTGTGCGGtaactcctctccctctctctcctgccctgtCCCCTTGACCCCTTGACCCCTTGACCTCTTGACCCCGTGTCTGTGACGGTCTGTCTCCCTGGGTTACTGCCCCGCCTCAGGGTACAAGATGAACAAGCGCGTCGGAGCCATCGAGGAGTTTGAGTTCCGGCCGCTGAGCACTGGGAAGCACCTTCACCTCACCATCGCTGTGACAGGCTGGCTGTGCCGAGGAAAATACAGTGAGGGCCTGGCACCCCGAGACACTGGCACCCACAAACACTTTCACCCCGAGACACTGACATTCTGGGCAGAGAACACTGCAGGCTGGCACTGgccagtaacacacacacactatgaTGGGGTGTGTGTGCTGCGTACTGCTCGTGTGACTGTGTGCTGACTGTGCTTTTCGTGTCCGGTTGGCCGGTGACCTTGTCTGGGAATTCTGGAATCAGGTGAGCAGGgatgtgattgtgtgtgtgtgcgcatgtgtttgtgttgtgtacaTCCATTCAGTGTGGCTTCATCCCTGCAGACAGGAAGATAGAGACTCTCTGAGCTGCAGCAAAGTGACATGCTGAATACAGGCCTGTTCCTCGGTCATTCAAGACCCACTGGCTGTTCGTAAGAGTAGGGTCGTTAAACCCTAGAGTCCTGGCTGAATCCTGCAGTCTGGGTTTCCCTGACGTTCCCTTCTCCTCCCCTGACCTGCACCTCAGTGGGGTGAAGTGGATCTCCTTTCTGTAAGTGCAGCGTAGACGCAGTGAGTGGTTGTCGTTGCTGTTTGAATGCACAGCTTTCTGGAGAGAAGCCCAGAGCCCTCATGAATGGCGCATGAGTCCGCAGCAGGGAGCTGCTTGCTgagcctctgtctctctgtcctgccCCCACACCCCTTCATCACAGGCTCCTTCCAGGCCCCGTGGGCCAGTCTGAGGCAGTCCAGAGAGCAGTACTGCCTGTGCTGGGAGTCGCGCTACCTGCTGGAGCTGGGCTCAGCGCTGGACTCGCTGCTGGACGGGCTGGTCAGCATGGTGGCCCAGGAGGCCCTCAAATACACCGTGCTGTCAGGTAGGGGGCGCTGTCTCTCCACTGTGTCTCTTCCTGCTTCCTGGCTGATGAACCCCTTCGCTGGGTTCTGTTGCCTCGGGACCGGTCAGTGTTTGTCTCGTGTGTCTGTGATGAGTTACTGTCCGGCTGTCCTGCTTGTCTAGGGATCCTGACCGCGCTGACCTGGCCCGCCTCCCTGCTGGCTGTGGCCAGTGTGATTGACAACCCCTGGGGGGTGTGTCTGAGTCGCTCTGCCGAGGTAGGAAAGCAGCTGGCACAGGTTCTGAGGAGCCGGCATCAGGTAGGCACGGTCTCGCACGGTCTCGCACGGTCTCGCACGGTCTCGCACTGTCTCGCACTAGCTCACACTCTCTCAAACTGTCACACTCCGTCTCACACCGACTCACTGTGTCTCACAATGCCCGACACTGACTCACACTTGGTCCTCAGACTGGTGGGTTGTAACTGTGCCCTTTGTCTTGCCCGGCTGTGAGCAGGGAAGGCGTCCTGTCAGCCTGATTGGCTTCAGTCTGGGGGCCAGAGTCATCTACTTCTGCCTGCAGGAGCTGGCCAACGACACAGGTGAGTGGAACGTACCTGACAGAGGTAAAGACACCTGCAGCAGATAGACTATTGCTCATTGCTGATTTCCTGTTTCATCCATGTGCCTCTCAGATTGTGAGGGCGTGATTGAGGACGTTGTCCTGCTGGGGGCGCCGGTGGACGGCTCTGCGCGGCAGTGGAAGGCCTTGTCTAGGGTTGTGTCTGGGAGGATCATCAACGGTTACTGCAGGTGTGGGGAGGGACCGCGAAGCGAGCTGGAATTCGGACGTGGATGTGGTGTCTTGTGCTGACCGTGTGTCTTGTCTCAGGGGGGACTGGCTCCTGAGCTTCGTGTATCGCAGTTCGTCGGCACAGCTGTCCGtcgctgggctccagcccatcAACCTGGACGACCGACGCATGATGAATGTGGACTTGTCATCTGTGGTGAGATTACAGAGAAAACATGATTCACAGCATCACTGTACACATGCGCCGCACATCAAAAAAATGTCCTTAAACCCAAAGTCGAGAAGCACAGCCTGAGGAAGCAAAGCTCAGAACTTGTTTTCATGATCCTTCAGGTCAAAGGTCACCTGGACTACATGCGGCAGATTGAAACCATCCTGGTGGCGGTGGGCGTGCCAACCAGGGAGGGGGCGTGTCTCGGCGACGTCCTTTCAATGCCCCAGGAGTCTGTTGCCACGGAGAGAGAACCGAAGCCGGAGCCCGAGTCAGACCAGTCAGCTCTGGGGGGTGGAGCTAATGAAGGAGGAACAGAGCCTGGAGATGAAGCAGGGGGCGTGGTGTGTGGAGCGGGGGTGGAGTCTGTATGCAGATTAGGTGGAGGAGGTGGACCTGGTCAGGAAGAGCCCTCTGTCAGTGAGGCAGAAAGAAAGGAGGAGGATGGTGTCACAACCACCACGTCCCCACAGACTGAGGGGAATGGCGGCAGGAGGGGGGGGCTGGAACATGCTGGACAGTACTGACCTTCTGAATATCACACAGAATTCCTAGCTGCACTGCCAGCCAGGTGTGGGCGCTTGGCCGAGGTGTTTGTAGTGCTACACACAGTTACCCCAGGGGTTACCCTCTGACCACCAAACAGTCCTGGCCACTTGGGGCGATGCCACACAAGATCTCGGGGAGCAGCAGTGCCCTCCAGCTGGGGATGACAGGAAGAGGGGTGTCACGGTGGCCTCCTGACCCCCCTGCGCTCAGCCCTGCCCTGAGCACAGCTCCTGGGAGGTGTGCCCTCAGAGGGGTGAGGGGGTGGGGAGTGCTGCACAACACAACATACTGCGGTCCTACCTCTTCGGCAGCGCCCCCACAGTTCTGAAACGTGAGTGTCCGTGTTGCCGCCCCCTCTCGTGACGGCCTTGTTTAAGCAGGCCGGGCGCCGGGACAGAGACAGGCGGCATGGTCCCAGCTCCAGCTGACCCCTCAGGGACCAGACGGGACACCCCGGCCGTGCCCTGGCCAGCGGGCAGCTGTCCACCTCGCCCTGGACGCTATGGTAGAGGTCAAGCCCGACGGCAGGACGCGTGTGGCACACAGACAGACCGGAGGCACGAGGCAGACAAGACTGGGCTGTGAATTGATGTAGTTTAATCCAAAACTGCATGGAATTACAAATGTTCTGTCCCAGAGCAGAAGTTCTGTAAATAAAATCAGTGCCTGAAGGGGTGATGCTCTGCCTGATGCCTGAGTCCGGACACGGGGAGCAGTCAGACATCTCTTCCCCTCTCTGCGTTTCCTCCTCCCCGCACTCGTCccatctcctctctcctgtccgcACGCTTCCTGCCTGCTCAGTCGTTCAGGGGGCCGACCTGGCAGGGCAGCAGGCTGTCATTCCCAGCATGCTCCATGTCGAACAGGTTGACGGCGTCGGTGGCGGTCGCCGGCGGCTCCCTCTTGCAGGGCGGGTGGTGGGTGGGGTCAGAGGGGTCGGTGGGGTCAGAGGTGAGGGAGGCGggcgagggggagggggagggcagCGGGGGGTCGCCCCGGTAGCCACTGGGGGAGTTGCGGACGGAGACGGACAGGGGGCTGGGCCGGCGGGTCCAGGAGGGCGGGCAGCAGGGCAGGTAGCGGCCCAGAGCGCGCTTGAAGTCCCGGATGAAGAGGGGGTAGATGATGGGGTTCATGGTGCTGTTACAGTAACCCAGCCAGGTCAGCACGTCAAACAGAGCTGGggggacacactcacacaccgcctggagagagaggagagagagtcacactcacacaccgCCTGGAGAGAgagtcacactcacacaccgCCTGGAGAGAgagtcacactcacacaccgcctggagagagaggagagagagtcacactcacacaccgcctggagagagaggagagagtcaCACTCAGCACCTGAAGAGAGAGGAGACGCTCGCacacacagaaactggacacggaggacaggctcagtgaccacagcctggtcacagaaacaggctgtgctcccaccgCCAGCAGGAAGAAGTAAAAATGgagatgcactttctgctgcactGCAAGAAACACAACCACACAAacaattatactgtagctaaaataAATCTAATCTCAGAATTCCCACTcctgccagaatcagaacagcttccaatcctactgggggaggaaactcactagagctgcagcccagtgtgtgatcttgTCACAGCCCGAGGAACAGAGACTGAGCATCTCAAGTACGTTTTATGTAAATGTCTTGCTGTTTGTCATTTGCTATTGCTTTAGCAACACTGTTATTCatcggtcatgccaataaacctgCTAGAATCTGAGTTTGCATCTCTGTAACACGGACTGGGTGCCcagagagaga from Lepisosteus oculatus isolate fLepOcu1 chromosome 25, fLepOcu1.hap2, whole genome shotgun sequence encodes:
- the tmco4 gene encoding transmembrane and coiled-coil domain-containing protein 4; the encoded protein is MEAEEPDSTEAKALQDSSLGGVGGVSPAEGLVPPSSEAVIGRLLGEPGRFAYAALCAVSLAQLFPGSEHRLFRQQYVQALVSWLGLCDTVLPVMEAFLGGLGLEGTDTFLSVLQKEPRLGHGAQPVIQDLVSFSVRDGFYDARARVLIRHVSCLLRVSPRELEDFEETLGERLRRGGEETEEEESRRRRKERGRKLKRYLLIGLATVGGGTVIGLTGGLAAPLVAAGAGAVIGAGGAAALGSVAGIAIMASLFGAAGAGLTGYKMNKRVGAIEEFEFRPLSTGKHLHLTIAVTGWLCRGKYSSFQAPWASLRQSREQYCLCWESRYLLELGSALDSLLDGLVSMVAQEALKYTVLSGILTALTWPASLLAVASVIDNPWGVCLSRSAEVGKQLAQVLRSRHQGRRPVSLIGFSLGARVIYFCLQELANDTDCEGVIEDVVLLGAPVDGSARQWKALSRVVSGRIINGYCRGDWLLSFVYRSSSAQLSVAGLQPINLDDRRMMNVDLSSVVKGHLDYMRQIETILVAVGVPTREGACLGDVLSMPQESVATEREPKPEPESDQSALGGGANEGGTEPGDEAGGVVCGAGVESVCRLGGGGGPGQEEPSVSEAERKEEDGVTTTTSPQTEGNGGRRGGLEHAGQY